In Diachasmimorpha longicaudata isolate KC_UGA_2023 chromosome 4, iyDiaLong2, whole genome shotgun sequence, a single genomic region encodes these proteins:
- the Mi-2 gene encoding chromodomain-helicase-DNA-binding protein Mi-2 homolog isoform X5 — protein MASDEEVEESYAGEDDVEESNATVANVAQPLDGSSDAEESQRLEEDDDYEPEERKKKKGKKRKARSEDKKGKKKKKKKKSDSGDESDYGGGGEVVDGGGGGGGGDDSDYASNRKSRKSSSRKSSSHSGSTAQVQEPTTGMPTIEEVCSTFGLTDVPIEYTDADFQNLTAYKLFQQHVRPALAKENPKVPMSKLMMLVAAKWRDFLVLNPHTQPDTEVSMTNAEEESRSARSSRGAPVQEIDDDEEEDEDSDRKRKSRGSRAKKGKKASKVPTLKIKLGKRKRGSSDEEAEGSVAGSDRDSDMEFEQMLADAEEAPGGEGGSTKGHEDAAPEVPAEPPVRRKAKTKIGNKTKKKKKTKTTSKFPDGEQTDHQDYCEVCQQGGEIILCDTCPRAYHLVCLEPELEETPEGKWSCPHCEGEGAAEDDDEHMEFCRVCKDGGELLCCDSCTSAYHTHCLNPPLSEIPDGDWKCPRCSCPPLMGRVAKILTWRWKESTESPSEEPSTSKAAPKPRRTRQFFVKWADMSYWHCDWVTELQLDVFHPLMFRNYSRKYDMDEPPKLEEPLDESDNRVKRLLAVDNAASSRDETALEEKFYRYGVRPEWLVVHRVINHRYQRDGRAAYLVKWRELGYDQATWENEHEDIPGLKQAIDYYQDLRAANSLEGTTSRKGKKGKGKKSKTRELIDDEERAPRRYTPPPDKPTTDLKKKYERQPDYLDITGMQLHPYQLEGLNWLRYSWGQGIDTILADEMGLGKTIQTITFLYSLYKEGHCKGPFLVSVPLSTIINWEREFETWAPDFYCVTYVGDKDSRIVIRENELSFEEGAVRSGRASKIRSSQIKFNVLLTSYELISIDSACLGSIDWAVLVVDEAHRLKSNQSKFFRLLASYNIAYKLLLTGTPLQNNLEELFHLLNFLCRDKFNDLSAFQNEFADISKEEQVKKLHEMLGPHMLRRLKADVLKNMPSKSEFIVRVELSPMQKKYYKYILTRNFEALNPKGGGQQVSLLNIMMDLKKCCNHPYLFPAASQEAPTGPNGNYESSALIKAAGKLVLLSRMLKKLRDDGHRVLIFSQMTKMLDILEDYLEGEGYKYERIDGNITGTQRQEAIDRFNAPGAQQFVFLLSTRAGGLGINLATADTVIIYDSDWNPHNDIQAFSRAHRIGQANKVMIYRFVTRNSVEERVTQVAKRKMMLTHLVVRPGMGGKGANFSKQELDDILRFGTEELFKEEEGKEDEAIHYDDKAVAELLDRSKEGIEQKENWANEYLSSFKVASYVTKEGETEEEADTEIIKQEAENTDPAYWIKLLRHHYEQQQEDIARTLGKGKRVRKQVNYNDGGVTGDQGARDDQPWQENLSDYNSDFSAPSDDDKEDDDFDEKGDGDLLSRRSRRRLERRDEKDRPLPPLLARVNGNIEVLGFNARQRKAFLNAIMRYGMPPQDAFNSQWLVRDLRGKSEKNFKAYVSLFMRHLCEPGADNAETFADGVPREGLSRQHVLTRIGVMSLIRKKVQEFEHINGYYSMPEMIRKPVEPVKSEGTAVGVTATPGAATTAAPENATSTITSTSTTATTSSTPSPTSTGAPTSTSPSMSTSTSSSAPTPAAVNSSDTKPSIDEEGKDKKDELKDKELGSEMKEPKDEARDLKETSDTSSDKEVKPKEEDKKKDDKTVDPEGSEKEKDQSADGKSDKVKPEEKKTDGESKPKVEAEEDVVIVKDDEEESDKKEEKDSKDKETKDTEVEVKPKRKFMFNIADGGFTELHTLWLNEEKAAVPGREYEIWHRRHDYWLLAGIVTHGYGRWQDIQNDIRFAIINEPFKMDVGKGNFLEIKNKFLARRFKLLEQALVIEEQLRRAAYLNLTQDPNHPAMSLNARFAEVECLAESHQHLSKESLAGNKPANAVLHKVLNQLEELLSDMKSDVSRLPATLARIPPVAQRLQMSERSILSRLAATAPGGGSSQTGQAALLAQQFPAGFSGGQLQATFAGAANFGNFRPQYSVPGQPPQA, from the exons ATGGCGTCAGACGAGGAGGTAGAGGAGAGTTACGCAG GGGAAGATGACGTGGAGGAGTCTAATGCAACAGTAGCCAATGTCGCTCAACCCCTCGACGGCTCGTCGGACGCTGAAGAATCTCAAAGACTC GAGGAGGATGATGACTACGAGCCCGAAGAACGGAAAAAGAAGAAAGGAAAGAAGCGAAAAGCCAGGAGTGAGGATAAAAAAggcaagaagaagaaaaagaagaaaaaatcagaTTCAGGAGATGAGAGTGATTACGGAGGTGGTGGTGAGGTCGTcgatggtggtggtggtggtggtggcggtGATGACAGTGACTACGCGAGCAATCGTAAGAGTAGAAAATCATCGTCAAGAAAATCGTCGAGTCACAGTGGCTCGACAGCCCAAGTTCAGGAGCCAACGACTGGAATGCCAACGATTGAGGAAGTTTGCAGTACATTTGGCCTGACGGATGTACCAATTGAGTACACAGATGCAGATTTTCAGAATCTCACGGCTTACAAATTGTTCCAACAGCACGTGAGGCCAGCCCTGGCCAAAGAGAACCCAAAAGTCCCGATGTCAAAGCTCATGATGCTGGTGGCAGCAAAATGGCGTGACTTCCTGGTGCTAAATCCCCATACCCAACCGGACACCGAAGTCTCGATGACAAATGCAGAGGAAGAGAGCAGAAGTGCCAGATCGAGTCGTGGTGCACCTGTTCAAGAGATCGATGACGATGAGGAGGAGGATGAGGACAGTGATCGAAAGAGAAAATCACGCGGTTCGAGAGCCAAGAAGGGGAAAAAGGCGTCAAAGGTGCCAACCCTGAAGATCAAGCTGGGGAAACGAAAACGAGGAAGCTCCGACGAGGAGGCCGAAGGGAGCGTCGCAGGCTCTGACAGGGACTCCGACATGGAATTTGAGCAAATGCTGGCTGATGCTGAAGAGGCACCGGGCGGTGAGGGCGGAAGCACTAAGGGCCACGAGGATGCGGCCCCTGAGGTGCCTGCTGAGCCACCCGTACGCAGGAAGGCTAAAACCAAGATTGGAAATAAAACtaagaagaaaaagaagacCAAGACAACCTCCAAGTTCCCAGATGGCGAG cAGACCGATCATCAGGACTACTGCGAGGTGTGTCAGCAAGGTGGTGAGATAATCCTCTGTGACACGTGCCCGAGGGCATACCATTTAGTGTGTCTCGAGCCAGAGCTGGAGGAGACCCCCGAGGGAAAATGGAGCTGTCCTCACTGCGAAGGCGAAG GAGCCGCCGAGGATGACGACGAGCACATGGAATTTTGTCGCGTCTGCAAGGACGGTGGAGAACTCCTCTGTTGTGACAGCTGTACAAGCGCTTATCACACACATTGTCTGAACCCACCCTTGTCCGAAATCCCCGACGGTGATTGGAAGTGTCCGAGATGTTCTTGCCCTCCTCTAATGGGTAGAGTGGCCAAGATTTTAACCTGGAGATGGAAAGAGAGTACAGAGAGTCCATCGGAAGAGCCTTCTACCAGCAAAGCAGCCCCAAAGCCCCGACGAACTCGCCAGTTCTTTGTCAAATGGGCGGATATGTCGTACTGGCACTGCGACTGGGTGACGGAACTCCAGCTGGATGTATTCCATCCCCTCATGTTCAGAAATTACTCTCGTAAATACGACATGGACGAGCCTCCGAAGCTAGAGGAGCCACTCGATGAGAGTGACAATCGTGTGAAACGTCTGCTCGCTGTTGACAATGCAGCATCAAGTCGTGATGAGACAGCCCTGGAGGAGAAATTCTATCGTTACGGAGTGCGTCCAGAGTGGCTGGTGGTCCATAGAGTGATAAATCATCGTTATCAGAGAGATGGCAGAGCGGCTTACCTCGTTAAATGGCGAGAACTTGGGTACGATCAGGCCACGTGGGAGAACGAGCACGAGGACATTCCTGGGTTAAAGCAGGCCATCGATTATTACCAGGATTTGCGAGCTGCCAACAGTTTAGAGGGTACCACATCGAGAAAAGGAAAGAAGGGTAAAGGAAAGAAGTCCAAGACACGTGAGCTCATTGACGATGAAGAGAGAGCTCCAAGACGTTACACCCCACCTCCTGACAAGCCCACAACAGACCTGAAGAAGAAATACGAGAGACAGCCCGACTATCTTGATATAACAGGGATGCAACTCCATCCCTATCAGCTTGAGGGTCTCAACTGGCTGAGATACTCGTGGGGACAAGGCATCGATACTATTCTCGCTGATGAAATGGGTCTcggaaaaacaattcaaaccATCACTTTTCTGTATTCACTCTACAAGGAGGGACACTGTAAGGGACCTTTCCTCGTCTCTGTTCCCCTATCCACTATTATTAATTGGGAGCGTGAGTTCGAGACATGGGCCCCTGATTTCTACTGTGTCACCTATGTCGGTGATAAAGACAGTCGAATTGTCATCCGAGAGAATGAATTGTCTTTTGAGGAGGGTGCTGTGCGTTCAGGTCGTGCCTCCAAGATTCGCTCATCACAGATTAAATTCAACGTCTTGCTGACCAGTTATGAACTCATCTCCATTGATTCTGCATGCTTGGGATCTATTGACTGGGCTGTCCTCGTAGTAGACGAGGCCCACAGACTCAAGTCTAATCAGTCCAAGTTCTTCAGGTTGTTGGCATCATATAACATTGCTTATAAATTGTTGCTCACTGGTACACCTCTTCAGAACAATCTCGAGGAACTTTTCCATCTCCTGAATTTCCTCTGTCGAGACAAgttcaacgatttgtctgctTTCCAAAATGAATTTGCAGATAtttcgaaagaggagcaggtGAAAAAACTCCATGAGATGTTGGGACCTCACATGTTGAGAAGATTGAAGGCAgatgtattaaaaaatatgccCAGCAAATCGGAATTCATTGTTCGTGTCGAGCTCTCTCCAATGCAGAAGAAATACTATAAATACATTTTAACGAGAAATTTCGAGGCGCTTAATCCAAAGGGTGGTGGCCAACAGGTGTCTCTCTTGAATATCATGATGGACTTGAAAAAGTGCTGTAATCATCCGTATTTATTCCCTGCTGCATCCCAAGAGGCACCAACTGGTCCAAACGGGAATTACGAGAGTTCAGCATTGATAAAAGCAGCTGGTAAACTCGTACTCTTAAGCAGGATGCTCAAGAAATTGAGGGATGATGGCCACCGAGTTCTCATTTTCTCCCAAATGACCAAGATGTTGGACATTCTCGAGGATTATCTCGAGGGTGAAGGCTATAAGTATGAGAGGATCGATGGTAATATCACCGGTACACAACGGCAAGAGGCTATCGACAGATTTAATGCACCTGGTGCCCAGCAATTTGTATTTCTACTTTCTACTCGTGCTGGTGGTCTTGGTATTAATTTGGCTACAGCTGACACTGTGATAATCTACGATTCCGATTGGAATCCTCACAATGATATTCAGGCATTCTCTCGTGCTCATAGAATTGGCCAGGCAAACAAGGTCATGATCTATCGATTTGTCACGAGAAATTCAGTGGAGGAACGTGTTACTCAGGTCGCCAAACGAAAGATGATGTTGACGCATCTAGTTGTGAGACCTGGAATGGGCGGTAAAGGTGCTAACTTCAGTAAACAAGAACTAGATGATATTCTGCGCTTTGGAACTGAAGAGCTGTTCAAAGAAGAGGAGGGCAAGGAGGACGAGGCAATCCATTATGACGATAAAGCCGTAGCTGAACTCTTGGATCGCAGTAAAGAGGGTATTGAACAAAAGGAGAACTGGGCAAATGAGTACTTAAGTTCCTTCAAAGTTGCGTCCTACGTTACCAAGGAGGGTGAGACAGAGGAGGAGGCTGATACGGAGATTATCAAACAAGAAGCTGAGAACACAGATCCAGCTTACTGGATAAAACTTCTCAGGCATCACTACGAGCAGCAGCAGGAGGATATCGCGAGAACTCTTGGCAAGGGTAAACGTGTCCGTAAACAGGTGAATTACAACGATGGAGGTGTCACTGGAGACCAGGGTGCGCGTGACGATCAGCCCTGGCAGGAGAATCTCTCTGACTACAACAGTGACTTCAGTGCACCGAGTGATGATGATAAGGAGGATGATGACTTTGATGAGAAGGGCGATGGGGACCTGCTCTCCAGGAGGAGTAGACGACGATTGGAGAGGCGTGATGAGAAGGACAGACCATTGCCACCCCTGCTTGCTAGAGTTAACGGCAATATTGAG gtTCTTGGTTTTAATGCGAGACAACGAAAGGCCTTCCTCAACGCCATAATGCGTTATGGGATGCCACCTCAAGATGCGTTCAATTCTCAATG GTTGGTGCGAGACCTAAGGGGCAAATCGGAAAAGAACTTCAAGGCCTACGTCTCCCTCTTCATGAGACATCTGTGTGAGCCAGGTGCTGACAATGCAGAAACATTCGCCGATGGTGTACCCCGAGAGGGACTCAGTCGTCAACATGTGTTGACAAGAATTGGTGTAATGTCCCTAATTCGTAAGAAAGTCCAGGAGTTTGAACACATCAATGGCTATTACTCAATGCCTGAGATGATTAGAAAACCAGTGGAGCCAGTCAAGTCAGAGGGTACAGCTGTTGGTGTAACCGCAACTCCAGGTGCTGCAACAACAGCCGCCCCCGAGAACGCAACGTCGACAATCACGAGTACCAGTACAACAGCAACAACATCCAGTACTCCAAGTCCAACCTCGACAGGGGCACCCACAAGCACATCTCCATCCATGAGTACCAGCACAAGCTCCTCAGCCCCGACCCCAGCGGCAGTGAACTCCAGCGATACGAAACCATCAATCGACGAGGAAGGAAAAGACAAAAAAGATGAGCTCAAAGATAAGGAACTTGGATCAGAAATGAAAGAACCAAAAGACGAGGCAAGAGACCTCAAAGAGACAAGTGATACATCCAGTGATAAGGAGGTCAAACCGAAGGAGGAGGATAAGAAAAAAGATGACAAGACGGTAGATCCGGAGGGATCTGAGAAAGAAAAAGACCAATCAGCAGATGGGAAATCCGACAAAGTTAAaccagaggagaaaaaaactgATGGTGAATCAAAGCCGAAGGTTGAGGCTGAGGAGGACGTGGTTATTGTCAAGGACGACGAAGAGGAGTCTGATAAGAAAGAGGAGAAGGACAGCAAAGATAAGGAGACCAAGGATACGGAAGTGGAGGTCAAACCAAAACGTAAATTCATGTTTAACATTGCTGATGGTGGTTTCACAGAACTGCACACTCTATGGCTGAATGAGGAGAAGGCAGCGGTGCCTGGACGAGAGTATGAGATATGGCACAGAAGGCATGACTATTGGCTACTCGCTGGCATTGTGACACATGGCTACGGTCGTTGGCAGGACATCCAGAATGACATAAGATTTGCGATAATCAACGagccattcaagatggacgtTGGCAAGGGAAATTTCCTGGAGATAAAGAATAAGTTCTTGGCGAGACGTTTCAAGCTTCTCGAGCAGGCTCTGGTTATCGAGGAACAGTTAAGACGAGCTGCTTATTTGAATCTCACTCAGGATCCAAATCATCCAGCGATGAGTCTGAACGCAAGATTCGCCGAGGTTGAGTGCCTCGCTGAGTCTCACCAACACCTCAGCAAGGAGAGTCTTGCAGGCAACAAACCGGCCAATGCAGTCCTCCACAAGGTTCTCAATCAGCTCGAGGAACTCCTCTCGGACATGAAATCAGATGTCTCTCGTTTACCTGCGACTCTTGCTCGTATTCCACCAGTTGCACAGCGTCTTCAGATGTCGGAGCGCTCAATTCTCAGTCGATTGGCTGCAACTGCTCCTGGTGGTGGCAGCAGTCAAACTGGACAAGCTGCTCTGCTTGCTCAACAATTTCCGGCTGGTTTCTCGGGAGGTCAATTACAAGCAACATTCGCAGGTGCAGCCAATTTTGGTAACTTCAGGCCACAGTATTCCGTGCCAGGACAACCACCACAAG CTTAA